In the genome of Primulina eburnea isolate SZY01 chromosome 13, ASM2296580v1, whole genome shotgun sequence, the window aaaagatgttaaagtaatagcatcaaaacaaatatttgctagatggcaagctatattagcatgttttgattttgatattgaacatatcTCTGGAAAATCTAATTCTTTATTAGATTTTCTAACTAGAGAATTTTTGCAAGGATCCACCTTGGAAGACAATCCTAAAGAGGCCAGCAACGGGAAAAAAACCCATGAATAAACCACCTTTTAAAAGAGGTGCAACAGTTTCCCAGCCTAATATGGCTACTACAGAGGAAGAGAAATTTGACCCTATTAAAGAATTCTCAGACGATCCTGCTGCATATGAAattcattattataataatgcaaTATTTGCATTAAAAGGTTCAAAAGAAGAATTAAAATATCCCTACTTAATTTCAGGATGTCTAAATTGTTGTCATGTTGATAAAGACCTAAAAGGTCTATCACCAATCCATATAGCTCAAagctatttaattaaagatttacAACCCATATTGGGAAGAAAAACTAGAGATTATTTTGAAACAATCCTAGTAgaaactggttcagttgaaataCAACATATGGATCGCAACAGAGATTTCGCATTTTCTAAAATGATTATAAAGAAAATTATCCCAGCAGCTAATTGGGGTTTACCTCTTGGTCAAGCTAGGCAATTGAACACTTTTCAGGCAATGCCAAATATGTTCAATTATCATGATTATATCATGGCCTGGGATACAACTCTTATATACGAGAGTTCTCAACGCAAACATTCTTGGTGGATAAAATTCCAATTATATGATATTCATCAGTTTATCCCTACTTGGTTTAAAACTTTCTTCTTTTCATGGGGGGTAATGCCCTCTATTCTTCCGAGAAATGTTAAAAATATATGGATTAAATTTCAACAAGCAAATATACAATTTGATGGATTGACAGCCATGATTCAATTTgctataaattataatattccCTGGATCATACGATGGGAATATGGACTCCAAGAAATGGTTAAAGAAAAGTTCGAAATCAAATTCGCCCGTACTATCTTAAtcagaaaaattttaataaaatggtGGGGAAAAGAGACTTCTTCGCAGAAGGAAAAGTTTTATGATCGACGAGGGGTAATTGCTTTAGGACCAGCCAGAGAGACTATGAAAAATTTAAATCATGACATCTCATATCAGACTACATTACTTAAAGAGATTTTCCAACATTTGGATAAAAATACCATTACTTTTATGTTTTCTGAAGTATTtggtgaaaaatcaaatttatcaaCTCAGGCATCGACCTCGACCTCctcaaaaggaaaagaaaagacTGAAGATGATACTCCGATGAAAGATCAAGATAATCCAGAGCAAGATGCTCAAGATCCGTATGATGGAGATGATGACATTTTTGCATTATTGAATGCATAATGGGAAGATGATCTGGAACCCATGACTCAAAGTTTGAATTGTTGTTAATGTCTCGTTTTCGATCATGATTAATGGAAGACCGAGGGGGAAATTTCAAGCAGGTAGAGGACTTCGTCAGGGAGATCCGTTGTCACCTTTTTTGTTCAACATGGTAGTTGATGTTTTGGGGAGTTTGATTGACAAAGCAAAAGATGCGGAATTAATAAAAGGTTTCGAGGTGGGCAGAGATAGGGTGGAGGTATCTCATATACAATTCGCGGATGACACATTGTTTTTTGTTCAAAAAGAGGTACATTTAAAATTCTTGGTCCAAATTTTGGAGTCATTTTGTGCTATGTCAGGACTTAGGATAAATTGGGATAAGAGTGCTTTATTGGGCGTTTGTCAAGACGAACTCGAAGAGGAGGAGATAGCACAGAGGCTTGGCTGCCGAAGGGAAAAATGGCCAATCACATACTTGGGAGTTCCTTTAGGGGGTAACCCATTGAAAGCTTCTTTTTGGGATCCGGTATTGGTCGGACTTACACGTAAATTGGCATCGTGGAAAAAGGTGTTTTTGTCAAAAGGGGGAAGAAGTGTACTGATTGCTTCGGTGTTAAATGCTCTGCCTATATACTTTCTATCACTTTTCAGGGTACCGAAAGGAGTGGCGGGGAAGATGGAAAAGATAATGAGAGATTTTTTGTGGGATGGAAACGAGGATGAATCACATTGTCATATGGTAAAGTGGGAACAAGTTTGTAAACCGAAAGAGAAAGGAGGTTTGGGTATAGGAAACATTTGTTTGAGGAACATATCGCTTTTGGCAAAATGGTGGTGGAGGTTTAGCGAGGAAAACGACCCGTTGTGGAAAAGAATAATATTGAGCAAATATGGGCTGCAAGATAATGGTTGGGATGCAGGTTTGGCGAAGAATGTGACGTTTAAATGTCCGTGGAAATTTATCTCAAGTACTTACCCGACTTATCACCAACTAGTTAGATTAGAGGTTAGAGGGGGGAATAGAATCAGGTTCTGGGAGGATGTTTGGTGGGGGGAGGTTGCTTTTCGTGATTTGTACCCCTCTTTATTTCGTGTAACTTCAGCTAGTAGTTTgccaatatcatatttttacaCTTTCGACATTGTATCAAATACTTATTCTTGGGACTTGCATTTTCGTCGGCTTCTCCGCGAGGAGGAGGCGGTTCAGTTGTCATCTTTGTTAGGAATATTAGAAATGGTTAGGATTGTAGAAGGGGTTGATGATTTTAAAGTTTGGGAAGGAGACCCGTCGGGGAAGTTCACGGTCAAGTCTTTTTTTTGCTCCTTCCACAATCAAAATTTTGCGTTTCATAAAATCATTTGGAAGACTCCTATTCCTTCAAAGATTCAGATTTTTTCTTGGACGGCTATTCTTGGTAAGTTACCGACTTCAGAGTTGATGCAAAAGAGATGGCCTAATTGTGCTCTTTCTCCCGGTTGGTGTGTGTTGTGTCGTAATGGGCTGGAATCGCAAGATCATATGCTGCTTCACTGTACGTTCAGCAACGAACTGTGGTCAAGGGCTTTGACAGAATTGAAGTTTGTTTGGGTGTTaccaaagacaacaacagattTGTTCAATACGGATTTGGGACAATACGTTGGAAAAAAAGGAAGAGTTTTTTGGAGGGTGGTGATCCATGGTATGTGCTGGGGCATCTGGCTAGAGAGAAATCGTAGAATATTTGAAGAGGTGGAATACAATGCGGATGAGTGTTGGGAGAAGATCAAGTTCAACATAGTGAGCTGGATTGGGATGCATAAAGATTTCCGAAGCTTATCAATATTAGATCTCCTAAGGGACTTGACTTATGTTTATTGCTAAAGTGTGTTTGAATATTTCCTACGGTGAACCACTAGTCCGCTACTTGTAATTGATAAATTtccaaataatataattatgtttcttatcaaaaaaagaAAGTTTGAATTGTTGATGTAAATTATTGTAGATGCTTTCTTATCGGTTTGTACGTGTCTATCTTTTATGTGTCATGTTTTTAGAGGCAGTAAGTGGAACTACTATTTAACTTTTTTTAAAGGAGTGGATTCCCTTTGTGATCCACACACCAAAAATACTACTTTCTCTTTCTGAATACAAAGTCTATTATTTTGAAGCATTCTCTCTCAAGTTCTATTCTCATATTTCTGCAAAATCATGTAAGTCTATGTCTTAtgattatatttatgatccaCATTTCGATTATATCATGTCATCTGCTAATTatcttttaatattaaaaaagaaaattaagttaataaaaactcaaattgagAGTCTCGAAAATCAATCCTATTTACAA includes:
- the LOC140809712 gene encoding uncharacterized protein, which produces MNKPPFKRGATVSQPNMATTEEEKFDPIKEFSDDPAAYEIHYYNNAIFALKGSKEELKYPYLISGCLNCCHVDKDLKGLSPIHIAQSYLIKDLQPILGRKTRDYFETILVETGSVEIQHMDRNRDFAFSKMIIKKIIPAANWGLPLGQARQLNTFQAMPNMFNYHDYIMAWDTTLIYESSQRKHSWWIKFQLYDIHQFIPTWFKTFFFSWGVMPSILPRNVKNIWIKFQQANIQFDGLTAMIQFAINYNIPWIIRWEYGLQEMVKEKFEIKFARTILIRKILIKWWGKETSSQKEKFYDRRGVIALGPARETMKNLNHDISYQTTLLKEIFQHLDKNTITFMFSEVFGEKSNLSTQASTSTSSKGKEKTEDDTPMKDQDNPEQDAQDPYDGDDDIFALLNA